The following proteins come from a genomic window of Denitromonas sp.:
- the gcvP gene encoding aminomethyl-transferring glycine dehydrogenase, protein MSITPFSAPLSTLEQRDAFIHRHIGPSEAETQAMLDAVGAASIDALIGQTVPPAIRLSAPLPLAGAKPEHVALAELKAIAGKNVVKKSLIGMGYYGTLTPNVILRNVLENPGWYTAYTPYQAEIAQGRLEALLNYQQMVIDLTGMELANASLLDEATAAAEAMAMARRVSRSKSNAFFVDNATWPQTVDVVRTRAALFGFELVFGNAADAAQADVFGALLQNPGQSGEVADLTDLITALKAKGAVVAVACDLMAQVLVKSPGEMGADIALGSAQRLGVPMGFGGPHAAFFATRDAHKRSVPGRIIGVSVDARGKTALRMALQTREQHIRREKANSNICTSQVLLANMAGFYAVYHGPDGLRTIAGRIHRLAAIMAEGLTRAGMAPVNRSFFDTLTVTTGEATANVLSAAVAAGYNLRRVDANTVGLAFDETHTADDVATLLQLLTGQAADVAALDAAVAERAGALPDALRRTDAILSHPVFNSHHTEHEMLRYLKRLQNKDLALDHSMISLGSCTMKLNATAEMIPVTWPEFANIHPFAPIDQAQGYLEMIGSLDAYLRAITGFAAISMQPNSGAQGEYAGLLAISRYHDSRGDHHRDICLIPKSAHGTNPATAQMCNMKVVAVECDENGNVDVADLKAKAEQHSANLACLMITYPSTHGVFEAAIREICDTIHAHGGQVYMDGANMNAQVGLTSPATIGADVSHMNLHKTFCIPHGGGGPGMGPIGLAAHLAPFMANHVVQPIDGPHAGQGAVSAAPYGSASILPISWMYIAMMGGDGLKRATEIAILNANYIATRLKGHYPVVYSGENGRVAHECIIDIRQIKAACGVSEVDIAKRLMDYGFHAPTMSFPVAGTIMIEPTESESQAELDRFIDAMISIRAEIAKIDAGQWDAENNPLKHAPHSQADLIGEWDRPYTREEAAFPLAWVGENKFWPSVNRIDDVYGDRNLFCACVPMDAYES, encoded by the coding sequence ATGTCGATCACACCGTTCTCTGCCCCCCTGTCCACGCTCGAGCAGCGCGACGCCTTCATCCACCGCCATATCGGCCCGAGCGAGGCTGAAACCCAGGCCATGCTCGACGCCGTCGGCGCCGCCAGCATCGACGCGCTCATCGGCCAGACCGTGCCGCCGGCCATCCGCCTGAGCGCGCCGCTGCCGCTGGCCGGTGCCAAGCCGGAGCATGTCGCCCTGGCCGAGCTCAAGGCCATCGCCGGCAAGAACGTGGTCAAGAAATCACTGATCGGCATGGGCTACTACGGCACGCTCACGCCCAACGTCATCCTGCGCAACGTGCTCGAGAACCCGGGCTGGTACACCGCCTACACGCCCTACCAGGCCGAAATCGCCCAGGGCCGCCTCGAAGCCCTGCTCAACTACCAGCAGATGGTGATCGACCTCACCGGCATGGAGCTGGCCAACGCCTCGCTGCTCGACGAAGCCACCGCCGCCGCCGAAGCCATGGCCATGGCCCGTCGCGTCTCGCGCAGCAAGAGCAACGCCTTCTTCGTGGACAACGCCACCTGGCCGCAGACGGTCGACGTGGTGCGCACCCGCGCTGCGCTGTTCGGCTTCGAGCTGGTGTTCGGCAATGCGGCCGATGCGGCCCAGGCCGACGTCTTCGGCGCGCTGCTGCAAAACCCCGGCCAGAGCGGCGAAGTGGCCGACCTGACCGACCTCATCACCGCCCTCAAGGCCAAGGGCGCCGTGGTGGCCGTGGCCTGCGACCTGATGGCCCAGGTGCTGGTCAAGTCGCCCGGCGAGATGGGCGCCGACATCGCCCTCGGCTCGGCCCAGCGTCTCGGTGTGCCGATGGGCTTCGGCGGCCCGCACGCCGCCTTCTTCGCCACCCGCGACGCACACAAGCGCTCGGTGCCCGGCCGCATCATCGGCGTGTCGGTCGACGCCCGCGGCAAGACCGCGCTGCGCATGGCCCTGCAAACCCGCGAGCAGCACATCCGCCGCGAAAAGGCCAACTCCAACATCTGCACCTCGCAGGTGCTGCTGGCCAACATGGCCGGCTTCTACGCCGTGTATCACGGCCCGGACGGCCTGCGCACCATCGCCGGGCGCATCCACCGCCTCGCCGCCATCATGGCCGAGGGGCTGACCCGCGCCGGCATGGCCCCGGTCAACCGCAGCTTCTTCGACACCCTCACCGTCACCACCGGCGAGGCCACCGCCAACGTGCTCTCGGCCGCCGTGGCTGCCGGCTACAACCTGCGCCGTGTCGACGCCAACACCGTCGGCCTCGCCTTTGACGAGACCCACACCGCCGACGACGTTGCCACCTTGCTGCAACTGCTCACCGGCCAGGCCGCCGACGTGGCCGCGCTCGACGCCGCCGTGGCCGAGCGCGCCGGCGCCCTGCCCGACGCCCTGCGCCGCACCGACGCCATCCTGTCGCACCCGGTGTTCAACAGCCACCACACCGAACACGAAATGCTGCGCTACCTCAAGCGCCTGCAGAACAAGGACCTGGCGCTCGATCACTCGATGATCTCGCTCGGCTCCTGCACCATGAAACTCAACGCCACCGCCGAGATGATCCCGGTCACCTGGCCCGAGTTCGCCAACATCCACCCCTTCGCACCCATCGACCAGGCGCAGGGCTATCTGGAGATGATCGGCTCGCTCGACGCCTACCTGCGCGCCATCACCGGTTTTGCCGCCATCTCCATGCAGCCCAACTCCGGCGCCCAGGGCGAATACGCCGGCCTGCTGGCGATCAGCCGCTACCACGACAGCCGTGGCGACCATCACCGCGACATCTGCCTGATCCCCAAGTCGGCCCACGGCACCAACCCCGCCACGGCGCAGATGTGCAACATGAAAGTGGTGGCCGTCGAGTGTGACGAGAACGGCAACGTCGATGTGGCCGACCTGAAAGCCAAGGCCGAGCAACACAGCGCCAACCTCGCCTGCCTGATGATCACCTACCCGTCGACCCACGGCGTGTTCGAGGCGGCGATCCGCGAAATCTGCGACACCATCCACGCCCACGGCGGCCAGGTGTACATGGATGGCGCCAACATGAACGCCCAGGTCGGCCTGACCTCGCCCGCCACCATCGGCGCCGACGTCAGCCACATGAACCTGCACAAGACCTTCTGCATCCCGCACGGCGGCGGCGGCCCCGGCATGGGCCCCATCGGCCTGGCCGCGCACCTGGCGCCCTTCATGGCCAACCATGTGGTGCAGCCCATCGACGGCCCGCACGCCGGCCAGGGCGCCGTCAGCGCCGCACCCTACGGTTCGGCCAGCATCCTGCCGATCAGCTGGATGTACATCGCCATGATGGGCGGCGACGGTCTCAAGCGCGCCACCGAGATCGCCATCCTCAACGCCAACTACATCGCCACCCGCCTCAAGGGCCACTACCCGGTGGTGTACAGCGGCGAAAACGGTCGCGTGGCACACGAGTGCATCATCGACATCCGCCAGATCAAGGCCGCCTGCGGCGTGAGCGAGGTGGACATCGCCAAGCGCCTGATGGACTACGGCTTCCACGCCCCGACCATGAGCTTCCCGGTGGCCGGCACGATCATGATCGAGCCGACCGAATCCGAAAGCCAGGCCGAGCTGGACCGCTTCATCGACGCCATGATCAGCATCCGCGCCGAAATCGCCAAGATCGACGCCGGCCAGTGGGACGCGGAAAACAACCCGCTCAAGCACGCCCCGCACAGCCAGGCCGACCTCATCGGCGAGTGGGACCGCCCCTACACCCGCGAGGAAGCGGCCTTCCCGCTGGCCTGGGTGGGCGAGAACAAGTTCTGGCCCAGCGTCAATCGCATCGACGACGTGTATGGCGACCGCAACCTGTTCTGCGCCTGCGTGCCGATGGACGCCTACGAGAGCTGA
- the katG gene encoding catalase/peroxidase HPI — MGTNDTKTAGKCPVMHGGNTAAGASNTAWWPNALNLDILHQHDTKTNPLGEGFSYREAVKTLDFDALKRDVTALMTDSQDWWPADWGHYGGLMIRMAWHSAGSYRTADGRGGGGTGNQRFAPLNSWPDNGNLDKARRLLWPIKKKYGNKISWADLMLLAGNVAYESMGLKTFGFGFGREDIWHPEKDTYWGAEKEWLAPSDNPNSRYSGERDLANPLAAVMMGLIYVNPEGVDGKPDPLKTAQDVRVTFARMAMNDEETVALTAGGHTVGKAHGNGDAAKLGPAPEGADVEEQGFGWMNHSTRGVGRDAVTSGLEGAWTTHPTQWDNGYFDMLLNHEWELKKSPAGAWQWEPVGLAEGDMPPDAEDPAQHSRVIMTDADMAMKMDPAYRAISERFHKDPAYFSEVFARAWFKLTHRDMGPKARYIGPEVPAEDLIWQDPVPAGNSSYDVNAVKARIAASGLSISEMVSTAWDSARTYRGSDMRGGANGARIRLAPQKDWAGNEPERLAKVLSVLEPIAAATGASVADVIVLAGNVGIEQAAKAAGVSVSVPFSPGRGDATDAQTDADSFDVLEPLHDGYRNWLKSDYVVSAEELLLDRSQLMGLTAVEMTALLGGMRVLGTNHGGSQHGVFTDRVGALTNDFFVNLTDMANTWKPTGKNLYEIRDRKSGAVKWTATRVDLVFGSNSILRAYAEVYAQDDNKEKFVQDFVAAWTKVMNADRFDLA, encoded by the coding sequence ATGGGCACGAACGACACCAAAACGGCCGGCAAATGTCCGGTCATGCACGGCGGCAACACGGCCGCCGGTGCATCCAACACGGCCTGGTGGCCGAATGCGCTGAACCTCGACATTCTCCACCAGCACGACACCAAGACCAATCCGCTGGGCGAGGGCTTCAGCTACCGCGAAGCGGTCAAGACACTCGATTTCGACGCGCTCAAGCGCGACGTCACCGCCCTGATGACCGACAGCCAGGACTGGTGGCCGGCTGACTGGGGCCACTACGGCGGCCTGATGATCCGCATGGCCTGGCACTCGGCCGGCTCCTACCGCACGGCAGACGGCCGTGGGGGCGGCGGCACCGGCAACCAGCGCTTCGCCCCGCTCAACTCCTGGCCCGACAACGGCAACCTCGACAAGGCCCGCCGCCTGCTCTGGCCGATCAAGAAAAAGTACGGTAACAAGATCAGCTGGGCCGACCTCATGCTGCTCGCCGGCAACGTGGCCTATGAGTCGATGGGGCTCAAGACTTTCGGCTTCGGCTTTGGCCGCGAAGACATCTGGCATCCGGAAAAGGACACCTACTGGGGCGCCGAGAAGGAATGGCTCGCCCCCAGCGACAACCCCAACAGCCGCTACTCCGGCGAGCGTGACCTCGCCAACCCGCTGGCCGCGGTCATGATGGGCCTGATCTATGTGAACCCCGAAGGCGTTGACGGCAAGCCCGACCCGCTCAAGACCGCGCAGGACGTCCGCGTCACCTTCGCCCGCATGGCCATGAACGACGAAGAAACCGTCGCCCTCACCGCCGGCGGCCACACCGTCGGCAAGGCCCACGGCAATGGCGATGCCGCCAAGCTCGGCCCCGCACCCGAAGGCGCCGACGTCGAAGAGCAAGGCTTTGGCTGGATGAACCACAGCACCCGCGGCGTTGGCCGCGATGCGGTCACCAGCGGCCTCGAAGGCGCGTGGACCACCCACCCGACTCAGTGGGACAACGGCTACTTCGACATGCTGCTCAACCACGAGTGGGAGCTGAAAAAGAGCCCCGCCGGCGCCTGGCAGTGGGAGCCGGTCGGTCTCGCCGAGGGCGACATGCCGCCCGACGCCGAAGACCCCGCACAGCACAGCCGCGTGATCATGACCGACGCCGACATGGCCATGAAGATGGACCCGGCCTACCGCGCCATCTCCGAGCGCTTCCACAAGGACCCGGCCTACTTCTCCGAGGTGTTTGCCCGCGCCTGGTTCAAGCTCACCCACCGCGACATGGGCCCCAAGGCGCGCTACATCGGCCCCGAAGTGCCGGCCGAAGACCTCATCTGGCAAGACCCGGTGCCGGCCGGCAACAGCAGCTATGACGTGAACGCCGTCAAAGCCAGGATCGCCGCCAGCGGACTGAGCATCAGCGAGATGGTGAGCACCGCCTGGGACAGCGCCCGCACCTACCGCGGTTCCGACATGCGCGGCGGCGCCAACGGCGCACGCATCCGCCTCGCCCCGCAAAAGGACTGGGCCGGCAACGAGCCCGAGCGCCTCGCCAAGGTACTGTCCGTGCTCGAACCCATCGCCGCCGCCACCGGCGCCAGCGTGGCCGACGTGATCGTGCTCGCCGGCAACGTGGGCATCGAGCAAGCCGCCAAGGCCGCCGGGGTGAGCGTCAGCGTGCCCTTCTCGCCGGGCCGCGGCGACGCCACCGACGCGCAGACCGACGCCGACTCCTTCGACGTGCTCGAACCGCTGCACGATGGCTATCGCAACTGGCTCAAGAGCGACTACGTCGTCAGCGCCGAAGAGCTGCTGCTCGACCGCAGCCAGCTCATGGGCCTCACCGCGGTGGAAATGACCGCACTGCTCGGCGGCATGCGCGTGCTCGGCACCAATCATGGCGGCAGCCAGCACGGCGTCTTCACCGACCGCGTCGGCGCGCTGACGAACGACTTCTTCGTCAATCTCACCGACATGGCCAACACCTGGAAGCCGACCGGCAAGAATCTGTATGAGATTCGTGACCGCAAGAGCGGCGCGGTCAAATGGACGGCCACCCGGGTCGACCTGGTCTTCGGCTCCAACTCGATCCTGCGCGCCTATGCCGAGGTGTACGCCCAGGACGACAACAAGGAGAAGTTCGTGCAGGACTTTGTTGCCGCCTGGACCAAGGTGATGAACGCCGATCGCTTCGATCTGGCCTGA
- a CDS encoding alpha/beta hydrolase, translating to MDRAAWCRANELTLTLTRFRLDRAKGRPATITAPGLHCGHTTAPAEPTEHESMTNPDSHRIHSSDHWVAHPLGRIFVRAWTPSHQPTDPAPRCPVVLFHDSLGSVELWRDFPLRLSEATGRRVIAYDRLGFGHSDPRGALPSLDFVAEEAAVYFPVVLAQLGLSEFIAFGHSVGGGMAVHCAAALAGQCRALITESAQAFTEDRTLDGIRVAKAQFKDVAQVQRLEKYHGDKARWVLDAWTERWLHPDFASWSLAPVLPQVRCPTLVIHGRQDEYGSARHPEMIGEGCSGPSQVEILPDTRHVPHREQPDTVIGLVSRFLAALG from the coding sequence GTGGATCGGGCAGCGTGGTGTCGGGCCAATGAGTTGACGTTAACGTTAACCAGATTTAGGCTGGACCGGGCCAAGGGCAGGCCGGCGACCATTACGGCGCCGGGTTTGCACTGTGGCCACACAACAGCACCCGCCGAGCCAACAGAGCATGAATCAATGACCAACCCCGACTCTCACCGTATCCATTCAAGTGATCACTGGGTGGCGCATCCGCTGGGGCGCATCTTTGTGCGCGCGTGGACGCCGTCGCACCAGCCGACGGACCCCGCGCCGCGCTGCCCTGTTGTGCTGTTTCATGATTCGCTGGGCAGCGTCGAGCTGTGGCGGGATTTTCCGCTGCGCCTGAGTGAGGCGACCGGGCGCCGGGTGATTGCCTATGACCGGCTCGGCTTTGGCCACTCCGATCCGCGCGGGGCCTTGCCATCGCTCGATTTCGTTGCCGAGGAAGCGGCGGTCTATTTCCCGGTGGTGCTGGCGCAGCTTGGCTTGAGCGAATTCATCGCCTTCGGGCACAGCGTTGGGGGTGGCATGGCGGTGCATTGCGCGGCGGCGCTCGCTGGGCAGTGTCGCGCGCTGATTACCGAGTCGGCACAAGCGTTTACCGAAGACCGGACGCTGGATGGCATCCGTGTGGCGAAGGCGCAGTTCAAGGACGTGGCGCAAGTGCAGCGGCTTGAGAAGTATCACGGCGACAAGGCGCGCTGGGTGCTCGATGCCTGGACGGAGCGCTGGCTGCACCCGGATTTTGCGTCATGGTCGCTTGCGCCGGTATTGCCGCAGGTGCGCTGCCCGACGCTGGTCATTCACGGACGGCAAGATGAATATGGTTCGGCGCGCCATCCGGAGATGATCGGGGAGGGGTGTTCGGGCCCGTCGCAGGTCGAGATCCTGCCTGACACCCGCCATGTGCCGCACCGCGAGCAGCCCGATACGGTCATCGGCCTGGTGTCGCGGTTTTTGGCCGCGCTTGGGTGA
- a CDS encoding lactoylglutathione lyase family protein: MSQTYPRSFSHIGLSVTDLDAAVKFYTEVMGWYLIMPPTTITEDDSAIGVMCTDVFGADWGSFRIAHLLTGDRIGVEIFEFRNAQKPENNFEYWKSGVFHFCVQDPDVEGLAAKVVAAGGKQRMPVREYFPGEKPYRMVYMEDPFGNILEIYSHSYELTYAAGAYQG, translated from the coding sequence ATGTCGCAAACCTACCCGCGCAGTTTTTCTCACATTGGCCTGTCGGTGACCGATCTCGACGCGGCGGTGAAGTTCTACACCGAGGTGATGGGCTGGTATCTGATCATGCCGCCGACGACGATCACCGAAGACGATTCGGCCATTGGCGTGATGTGCACCGATGTGTTCGGCGCCGATTGGGGTTCGTTCCGCATCGCGCATCTGTTGACGGGCGATCGTATTGGCGTGGAGATCTTTGAATTCCGCAATGCGCAGAAGCCGGAGAACAACTTTGAATACTGGAAGAGCGGGGTGTTCCACTTCTGCGTGCAGGACCCGGACGTGGAAGGCCTGGCCGCCAAAGTGGTGGCCGCCGGCGGCAAGCAGCGCATGCCGGTGCGCGAGTATTTTCCGGGTGAGAAGCCCTACCGCATGGTGTACATGGAAGACCCGTTCGGCAACATCCTGGAGATTTACAGCCACAGCTATGAGCTGACCTACGCGGCGGGGGCGTATCAGGGGTAG
- a CDS encoding LysR family transcriptional regulator — MLNPQWLRTFRTLAEVGNFTRTAEQLDLTQAAVSQHVQRLEAQLGPLLIRRPRQIELTPAGRALLDYCAEVAAADLRLQQSLNDDDATQGEISLITPGSIGLALYPRLLELQQQHPGLSIRHRFAPDQDVLTAVLDNQFELGLVTLRPDDPRLTVSRFAEEPLELIAPAGVPAHTWAELDALGFINHPDGHAMANRLLTRRYPGAPGIRSLRCTGFTNQIALILEPVSRGLGFTVLPRYARQAFARQDAIQVVEGEPAVMDTLWLIHRAEWGLSARGRWVVGVLRGGL, encoded by the coding sequence ATGCTAAATCCGCAGTGGCTCCGCACCTTCCGAACCCTCGCCGAGGTGGGCAACTTCACCCGCACGGCCGAGCAGCTCGACCTAACCCAGGCCGCCGTCAGCCAGCATGTGCAACGGCTCGAAGCGCAGCTCGGCCCACTGCTCATCCGCCGCCCGCGTCAGATCGAGCTCACCCCCGCCGGCCGCGCCCTGCTCGACTACTGCGCCGAGGTCGCCGCCGCCGACCTGCGCCTGCAGCAAAGCCTCAATGACGACGACGCCACGCAAGGCGAGATCAGCCTCATCACCCCCGGCAGCATCGGCCTCGCCCTCTACCCCCGCCTGCTCGAGCTGCAACAACAGCACCCCGGCCTCAGCATCCGCCACCGCTTCGCCCCCGATCAGGACGTGCTCACCGCCGTGCTCGACAACCAGTTCGAACTCGGCCTCGTCACCCTCCGCCCCGACGACCCGCGCCTCACCGTCAGCCGCTTCGCCGAAGAACCCCTCGAACTCATCGCCCCCGCCGGCGTGCCCGCCCACACCTGGGCCGAGCTCGACGCCCTCGGTTTCATCAACCACCCCGACGGCCACGCCATGGCGAACCGCCTGCTCACCCGCCGCTACCCCGGCGCCCCCGGCATCCGCAGCCTGCGCTGCACCGGCTTCACCAACCAGATCGCGCTTATTCTCGAACCTGTCTCACGCGGCCTCGGCTTTACCGTACTCCCCCGCTACGCCAGGCAAGCCTTCGCACGGCAGGACGCGATTCAGGTGGTGGAGGGAGAGCCGGCGGTGATGGATACCTTGTGGTTGATCCATCGGGCGGAGTGGGGACTGTCGGCGCGGGGGCGGTGGGTGGTTGGGGTGTTGCGGGGTGGGCTTTGA
- the cadR gene encoding Cd(II)/Pb(II)-responsive transcriptional regulator, translated as MQIGELARACGVDVDIIRYYEKEGLLPVATRAPNGYRLFGPQHAERLAFIRHCRALDMPLAEIRHLIEVADHPDADCGDVNALIDAQLDTVRERIKAMQALEAQLMTLRARCGEQRAVEACGILKELMAVGR; from the coding sequence ATGCAAATCGGCGAGCTCGCCCGCGCCTGCGGCGTGGATGTAGACATCATCCGCTACTACGAAAAAGAAGGCCTGCTCCCCGTAGCCACCCGCGCACCCAACGGCTACCGCCTGTTCGGCCCCCAACACGCCGAACGCCTCGCCTTCATCCGCCACTGCCGCGCCCTCGACATGCCCCTGGCCGAAATCCGCCACCTCATCGAAGTGGCCGATCACCCCGATGCCGACTGCGGCGACGTGAACGCCCTCATCGACGCCCAACTCGACACCGTGCGCGAGCGCATCAAGGCCATGCAGGCGCTGGAAGCGCAGTTGATGACGCTACGCGCCCGATGCGGCGAGCAGCGGGCGGTGGAGGCGTGCGGGATATTGAAGGAGTTGATGGCGGTGGGGCGGTGA
- a CDS encoding cation transporter codes for MSACCNGGCSASTPQVSPRYRRVLWIALVINAVMFAVEIVGGMRSGSVSLLADAVDFAGDAANYGLSLAVLSMGLLWRARAALVKGFTMGAYGLFVLGKTLWAALAGVPPEAITMGVIGLVALAANVSVAFMLYAYRDGDANMRSVWLCSRNDAIVNVAIVLAAVGVFGTGTAWPDLLVAAIVAGLALTAAVSVVRQARGEIDSEQLAARTVA; via the coding sequence ATGTCAGCTTGTTGCAATGGTGGCTGCAGTGCCAGCACGCCGCAGGTGAGCCCCCGCTACCGGCGGGTGTTGTGGATCGCGCTGGTGATCAATGCGGTGATGTTTGCGGTCGAGATTGTCGGCGGCATGCGCTCGGGCTCGGTGTCGCTGCTGGCCGATGCGGTGGACTTTGCCGGCGACGCGGCCAACTACGGGCTGTCGCTGGCAGTGTTGTCGATGGGCTTGCTGTGGCGGGCGCGGGCGGCGCTGGTGAAGGGCTTCACCATGGGCGCCTACGGGCTGTTCGTGCTGGGCAAGACGCTGTGGGCGGCGCTGGCGGGCGTGCCGCCCGAGGCGATCACCATGGGGGTGATCGGGCTGGTGGCGCTGGCGGCGAACGTATCGGTAGCCTTCATGCTCTACGCCTACCGCGATGGCGATGCGAACATGCGCTCGGTGTGGCTGTGCAGCCGCAACGACGCCATTGTGAACGTGGCCATCGTGCTGGCGGCGGTGGGTGTGTTTGGCACCGGCACCGCCTGGCCCGATCTGCTGGTAGCGGCGATTGTGGCTGGCCTGGCGCTGACCGCGGCGGTGAGCGTAGTGCGCCAGGCGCGCGGCGAGATCGACAGCGAGCAGCTGGCGGCGCGCACGGTGGCCTGA
- a CDS encoding SDR family NAD(P)-dependent oxidoreductase, with protein sequence MTATNKPIALVVGAGDHLGAAIAQRFAREGYHIVATRRRGDLTALVQAVEALGASATAIHSDARDEQQVIDLVEQVETTLDPIAVTVFNVGGNVRHGIVDTTAQVYRKVWEMCAFAGFLVGREVARRMLARKAGTILFTGASASLRGGNGFAAFAGGKHALRALAQSMARELGPQGIHVAHVVVDGLIENENTARLMPELYASKGPDGIIRPDDLAEVYWQLHRQPRTAWTFELDVRPGVEPW encoded by the coding sequence ATGACAGCGACCAACAAGCCGATTGCACTGGTAGTAGGCGCGGGCGACCACCTCGGCGCGGCCATCGCGCAGCGCTTTGCGCGCGAGGGCTATCACATAGTGGCCACCCGTCGCCGGGGCGACCTCACCGCGCTGGTGCAGGCGGTGGAGGCACTGGGCGCGAGCGCCACGGCGATCCATTCCGACGCGCGCGACGAGCAGCAGGTGATCGACCTCGTCGAGCAGGTGGAGACCACGCTCGACCCGATCGCGGTGACGGTGTTCAACGTGGGCGGCAATGTGCGCCATGGCATTGTCGACACCACCGCGCAGGTGTACCGCAAGGTGTGGGAGATGTGCGCCTTCGCCGGCTTTCTGGTGGGGCGCGAGGTGGCCAGGCGGATGCTCGCGCGCAAGGCCGGCACGATTCTGTTCACCGGCGCCTCGGCCAGCCTGCGCGGCGGCAACGGCTTTGCGGCCTTTGCCGGCGGCAAGCACGCGCTGCGGGCGCTGGCGCAGAGCATGGCGCGCGAGCTGGGGCCGCAGGGCATCCATGTGGCGCATGTGGTGGTCGACGGCCTGATCGAGAACGAAAACACGGCCCGGCTGATGCCGGAGCTGTACGCCAGCAAGGGGCCGGACGGCATCATCCGGCCGGACGACTTGGCGGAGGTCTACTGGCAGCTGCACCGCCAGCCACGCACGGCGTGGACCTTCGAACTCGATGTGCGCCCGGGTGTGGAGCCCTGGTAG
- the pip gene encoding prolyl aminopeptidase: MTTLRTLYPAIEPYATGHLNVGDGHCIYYERVGTPGAKPAVFLHGGPGGGISPEHRRLFDPARYDVLLFDQRGCGQSTPHACLEANTTWHLVADIERLRAIVGAEQWLVFGGSWGSTLALAYAETHPDRVSELILRGVYTVTQAELDWYYQFGVSEMYPDRWEAFVAPIPEAERGNLMAAYHARLTGDDPVAQLAAARAWSTWEGSTIKLLPDADFAAGFGEDHFALAFARIENHYFTHGAWLDEGQLLRDAYKLRDIPGTIVHGRYDMPCPLRTAWALHKAWPAADFHLIEGAGHAYSEPGILDQLIRATDRFASRR, encoded by the coding sequence ATGACCACACTGCGCACCCTGTACCCCGCCATCGAACCCTATGCCACCGGCCATCTCAACGTCGGCGATGGCCATTGCATCTACTACGAGCGCGTGGGCACGCCCGGCGCCAAACCGGCGGTGTTTCTGCATGGCGGGCCGGGGGGCGGGATCTCGCCGGAGCATCGGCGCCTGTTCGACCCCGCGCGCTACGACGTGCTGCTGTTCGACCAGCGCGGCTGTGGGCAGTCGACACCGCATGCCTGTCTGGAAGCGAATACCACCTGGCATCTGGTGGCCGACATCGAGCGCCTGCGTGCGATTGTGGGCGCCGAACAATGGCTGGTTTTTGGCGGCTCGTGGGGGTCGACGCTGGCGCTGGCGTATGCCGAAACACATCCGGACCGGGTGAGCGAGCTGATCTTGCGCGGGGTGTATACCGTGACCCAGGCGGAGCTGGACTGGTATTACCAGTTTGGCGTGTCGGAGATGTATCCGGACCGCTGGGAGGCGTTTGTCGCCCCCATTCCCGAGGCGGAGCGCGGCAACCTGATGGCGGCCTACCATGCGCGCCTCACGGGCGACGACCCGGTGGCGCAGCTTGCGGCGGCGCGGGCGTGGAGCACCTGGGAAGGCAGCACGATCAAGCTGCTGCCGGACGCGGACTTTGCCGCCGGCTTTGGCGAAGACCACTTTGCGCTGGCCTTCGCCCGCATCGAAAACCACTACTTCACCCATGGTGCCTGGCTGGATGAGGGCCAGTTGCTGCGCGATGCCTACAAGCTGCGCGACATTCCCGGCACCATCGTGCACGGCCGCTACGACATGCCCTGCCCGCTGCGCACCGCCTGGGCGTTGCACAAGGCATGGCCGGCGGCGGATTTCCATCTCATCGAGGGGGCCGGCCATGCGTATTCTGAACCGGGCATTCTCGACCAGCTGATACGCGCCACCGACCGCTTCGCCAGCCGCCGCTGA